One Microvirga thermotolerans DNA window includes the following coding sequences:
- a CDS encoding AAA family ATPase, translating to MAIRPSLKKGPRSEPQGDDASADEAAPAGRPRQRDRLDVISDPIGAAASDRWHPVGRPNLTFMIGEDPEDWFAPIDRLIKEYDGIQPEADLRFADLHGLGPAKAWAEGLVRDLRDYSAGRIALTDLDRGCLLAGPPGTGKTTLARVLAREAEVNLIATSAATWLSHSHLGEVIQAVRLDFAAARERAPCVLFIDEVDGLSDRTVVEPRYRSYWTSFIGCVLEEMDGLRSQPGVVVIGATNFLKAVDPALLRSGRLERVIHVPVPSTEELARILWQKLASDLPGADLMPLAVLGLGGTGADAERWVRGARRRARHAGRRLTFDDLMAEIAGRVDAVSTELLRRCAVHEAGHAIAAVASGEAVSVEISIVGQGRHAGTTRVAGGPEQPMTPEIARQILVYLLAGRAAEEVVLGGVSAGAGGAEESDLAVATRLAVRMLTAYGLAGPAPLVYLGANLPASHLPPHLLAEVRHELNAAYKEATALIRAHQAAVEQLAAYLADRLAASDAAIRAIFEAHSSTRGFPAGADTRH from the coding sequence ATGGCGATCAGACCAAGCCTCAAGAAGGGACCGCGGTCCGAGCCACAGGGCGACGATGCGTCGGCGGATGAAGCCGCGCCGGCTGGGCGCCCACGGCAACGCGACCGCCTGGATGTGATCTCTGACCCGATCGGGGCTGCGGCAAGCGACCGATGGCACCCCGTTGGGCGGCCCAACCTCACCTTCATGATCGGCGAGGATCCGGAGGACTGGTTCGCCCCGATCGACCGGCTCATCAAGGAATATGACGGTATCCAGCCGGAGGCGGATCTCCGTTTCGCGGACCTGCACGGCCTCGGTCCCGCCAAGGCATGGGCCGAAGGCCTCGTGCGCGATCTGCGCGACTACAGCGCCGGCCGTATCGCTCTCACCGATCTCGACCGCGGCTGCCTGCTCGCGGGCCCGCCGGGCACCGGCAAGACCACGCTCGCCCGAGTGCTGGCGCGCGAGGCCGAGGTAAACCTCATTGCGACCTCGGCGGCGACGTGGCTGTCGCACTCGCACCTTGGGGAGGTGATCCAAGCCGTTAGGTTGGACTTCGCCGCCGCGCGGGAGCGGGCGCCGTGCGTCCTGTTCATCGACGAGGTCGACGGCCTCTCCGACCGCACGGTGGTCGAGCCGCGCTACAGGTCGTACTGGACGTCCTTCATCGGCTGCGTCCTCGAGGAGATGGACGGGCTCCGCTCGCAGCCCGGCGTGGTGGTTATCGGAGCCACCAACTTCCTGAAAGCCGTCGATCCCGCGCTCCTCCGAAGCGGACGGCTCGAGCGCGTGATCCACGTTCCAGTTCCGAGCACGGAGGAGTTGGCTCGGATCTTGTGGCAGAAGCTGGCTTCCGACCTGCCCGGAGCGGACCTTATGCCGCTGGCCGTCCTCGGGCTGGGCGGGACCGGCGCCGACGCCGAGCGCTGGGTGCGCGGCGCCCGACGTCGGGCCCGCCATGCCGGACGCAGGCTCACCTTCGACGATCTCATGGCCGAGATCGCCGGCCGGGTCGACGCGGTTTCCACAGAACTTCTTCGCCGGTGCGCCGTACATGAAGCGGGCCATGCCATAGCCGCCGTTGCGTCGGGGGAGGCGGTCAGTGTCGAGATCTCTATCGTCGGACAAGGAAGGCACGCCGGGACAACGCGGGTGGCTGGCGGGCCGGAGCAGCCAATGACCCCCGAAATAGCCCGCCAGATCTTGGTCTATCTGCTGGCCGGGCGCGCGGCCGAGGAGGTGGTGCTCGGCGGAGTCAGCGCGGGAGCGGGGGGCGCCGAGGAGTCGGACTTGGCCGTGGCGACCCGCCTCGCGGTGCGCATGCTCACCGCGTACGGCTTGGCTGGCCCGGCGCCGTTGGTCTACCTGGGCGCCAACCTGCCGGCGTCCCATCTCCCGCCGCACCTGCTGGCGGAGGTGAGGCACGAGCTGAATGCCGCCTACAAGGAGGCGACCGCCTTGATCCGGGCGCATCAGGCAGCCGTCGAGCAACTCGCGGCCTATTTGGCCGACCGTCTCGCCGCGTCCGACGCGGCCATCCGCGCGATCTTTGAGGCGCATTCCAGCACGCGAGGGTTCCCTGCAGGTGCAGACACCCGGCATTAG
- a CDS encoding zinc metalloprotease HtpX, with amino-acid sequence MISPLNERERLRHKRQNRIQSLLLIGGMAALLAACGWIVAGGEGVAWALFAGSISLLFTPYVSPWLTLRMYGAVPIRPHEMPALFQALALISDRAGLPQPPALFYVPSRMMTAFATGAQGEAAIAVTDGLLRHLTLRELAGVLAHEVSHIRNNDLGIMTLADVINRVTAAMSLAGVILLLASLPVLLVEGNAVLWLLVILLVFAPTLASLLQLALSRTREYDADLDAAGLTGDPLGLASALAKLERYEGGLLETLFLPGRRIPHPSLLRTHPDTRKRIGRLLALRVGPTEQELYPGPVILPSRLGPPHRRPHWRPTGLWY; translated from the coding sequence ATGATCAGCCCTTTGAACGAGCGAGAGCGCCTTCGCCACAAGCGCCAGAACCGCATCCAGTCATTGCTCCTGATCGGTGGCATGGCGGCGCTTCTGGCGGCCTGCGGCTGGATCGTCGCGGGCGGGGAGGGGGTTGCGTGGGCGCTCTTCGCCGGCAGCATCAGCCTTCTGTTCACCCCCTACGTCTCACCCTGGCTCACCCTGCGCATGTACGGGGCCGTGCCGATCCGACCCCACGAGATGCCAGCACTCTTCCAAGCTCTCGCGCTGATCTCGGACCGTGCCGGCCTCCCGCAGCCGCCCGCGCTCTTCTACGTCCCGAGCCGGATGATGACCGCCTTCGCGACAGGCGCACAGGGCGAGGCGGCGATCGCAGTCACGGACGGGCTCCTGAGGCACCTCACCTTGCGCGAACTGGCCGGTGTCCTGGCCCACGAGGTCAGCCACATCCGCAACAACGACCTCGGGATCATGACCCTCGCCGACGTCATCAACCGGGTGACTGCCGCGATGTCCCTGGCCGGAGTGATCCTTCTTCTGGCGAGCCTGCCGGTCCTGCTGGTCGAAGGGAACGCCGTGCTCTGGCTCCTGGTGATCCTTCTCGTGTTCGCCCCGACGCTCGCCAGCCTGCTCCAGCTCGCTCTGTCCCGGACGCGGGAATACGATGCCGATCTCGACGCGGCGGGGCTCACGGGCGACCCGCTCGGCCTTGCGTCGGCCCTGGCAAAGCTGGAACGCTACGAGGGCGGCCTGCTGGAGACCCTGTTCCTTCCGGGCCGGCGCATTCCCCACCCCTCGCTGCTGCGAACGCATCCGGATACACGCAAGCGCATCGGGCGATTGTTGGCTCTGCGAGTAGGGCCCACCGAGCAGGAACTTTACCCGGGCCCCGTCATCCTGCCTTCGCGCTTAGGTCCTCCGCACCGGAGGCCTCATTGGCGCCCAACCGGCCTCTGGTATTAG
- a CDS encoding family 1 glycosylhydrolase: MQDVTRSPSRQVGDDRQPTRTPLFLFATGIENSYPTIQNGRVRRDQMEECGHYRLWERDFDLLEELDVRFLRYGPPLHRTFLGQGRYDWEFADLTFARLKERDTVPIVDLCHFGVPDWIGNFQNPDFPALFAEYAGAFARRFPWVQLYTPVNEMFICATFSAATGYWNEQLKSDQGFVTALKHLVRANVLAMHAILEERPDAIFIQSESTEYFHAEHPQAIKPAEIQNARRFLSLDLNYGRPVNSEMHEFLLDNGMTREEYHFFLDSNLRHHCIMGNDFYHTNEHRVDPGGQIRPAGEVFGYDEITRQYHDRYGLPVMHTETNFDQGPEGDEAVDWLWKQWANVLRVRNNRVPIVGFTWYSLTDQIDWDVALREQRGRVNPRGLYDLDRNIRPVGKAYKRLLSQWREVLPTQSVCLFVPVVLPSEYDEPMAVRRREGWRRYYRSEMKVKKANR; this comes from the coding sequence ATGCAGGATGTCACCCGTAGCCCGTCGCGTCAGGTGGGCGACGACCGGCAGCCGACCAGAACCCCTCTGTTCCTGTTCGCGACCGGCATCGAGAACAGCTATCCCACCATCCAGAACGGCCGGGTGCGCCGGGATCAGATGGAGGAGTGCGGTCACTATCGCCTGTGGGAGCGGGACTTCGATCTGCTTGAGGAGCTGGACGTCCGCTTCCTGCGCTATGGCCCGCCCCTCCACCGGACCTTCCTCGGCCAGGGCCGGTACGATTGGGAGTTCGCCGACCTGACGTTCGCCCGGCTGAAGGAGCGCGACACCGTTCCCATCGTGGACCTGTGCCATTTCGGCGTGCCGGACTGGATCGGCAACTTCCAGAACCCGGACTTCCCGGCGCTGTTTGCCGAATACGCCGGCGCCTTTGCGCGCCGCTTCCCATGGGTCCAGCTCTACACCCCCGTCAACGAGATGTTCATCTGCGCCACGTTCTCGGCGGCGACCGGGTACTGGAACGAGCAGCTGAAAAGCGACCAGGGCTTCGTCACCGCCCTCAAGCACCTCGTCAGAGCGAACGTGCTGGCCATGCACGCCATCCTGGAGGAGCGTCCCGACGCGATCTTCATCCAGAGCGAGTCGACCGAGTATTTCCACGCCGAGCACCCGCAGGCGATTAAGCCCGCGGAGATCCAGAACGCGCGGCGGTTCCTCTCGCTCGACCTGAACTACGGCCGCCCGGTCAACTCGGAGATGCACGAGTTCCTGCTCGACAACGGCATGACGCGGGAGGAATACCACTTCTTCCTCGACAGCAACCTGCGCCACCACTGCATCATGGGCAACGACTTCTACCACACCAACGAGCACCGGGTGGATCCCGGCGGTCAGATCCGCCCCGCCGGCGAGGTGTTCGGCTACGACGAGATCACGCGCCAGTATCACGACCGCTACGGCCTGCCGGTCATGCACACCGAGACCAACTTCGACCAGGGTCCGGAGGGTGACGAGGCCGTCGACTGGCTGTGGAAGCAGTGGGCCAACGTCCTGCGCGTGCGCAACAACCGCGTGCCCATCGTCGGCTTCACCTGGTACTCGCTCACCGACCAGATCGACTGGGACGTTGCCCTTCGCGAGCAGCGGGGCCGGGTGAACCCGCGCGGGCTGTACGACCTCGACCGCAACATCCGGCCCGTGGGGAAAGCCTACAAGAGGCTTCTGTCCCAGTGGCGCGAGGTGCTGCCGACGCAGAGCGTCTGCCTGTTCGTGCCGGTGGTGTTGCCGAGCGAGTACGACGAACCCATGGCGGTGCGACGGCGCGAAGGCTGGCGCCGTTATTATCGGAGCGAGATGAAGGTGAAGAAGGCGAACAGGTAG
- a CDS encoding DUF2905 domain-containing protein, with protein MEVSRILIGLGLLLVLVGLLWPVLAKLGFGRLPGDVLIQRDGFSLYVPLATSILVSLILSLVLWVVNRWS; from the coding sequence ATGGAGGTCTCGCGCATACTGATTGGGCTGGGGCTCCTGCTCGTGCTTGTGGGCCTGCTCTGGCCGGTACTGGCGAAGCTCGGGTTCGGCCGCCTGCCGGGTGACGTTTTGATCCAGCGGGATGGCTTTTCGCTGTATGTGCCGCTGGCAACCAGCATCCTTGTGAGCCTGATCCTCAGCTTGGTCCTGTGGGTGGTTAACCGCTGGTCCTGA
- a CDS encoding TerC family protein, translated as MGGDIWLWVAFAVLVVGLLVLDLGVLHREVRAIGVGEALWLSLGYIILALLFAAGVYWFLGRQAGVEFLTGYFIEKSLSIDNIFVFVLIFSNFGVPAAYQHRVLFWGVLGALALRAVLVFAGVQLLHAFAWMTLVFGAFLIITGIRMLFAAEGTPDLQNNTVLKLLRRRLPVTEDYEGTHFLVRRNGALYVTPLFLVLVMVEFTDLVFAVDSIPAILAITQDPFIVYTSNVMAILGLRALYFALAGIVKRFVYLKYALSLILVLVGIKMTVNHLYGGKVIPTEAALLATAVLIVGAIGLSLLRTRGRELADEVRMPTGWVPGSRSHPYGKRRPRQTPERAPQSS; from the coding sequence ATGGGAGGTGACATCTGGCTGTGGGTGGCGTTCGCAGTCCTCGTGGTGGGGCTCCTCGTGCTCGACCTCGGCGTCCTGCACCGGGAGGTGCGCGCCATCGGTGTCGGGGAGGCCCTGTGGTTGAGCCTGGGCTACATCATCCTCGCCCTCCTGTTCGCCGCCGGGGTGTACTGGTTCCTCGGCCGGCAGGCAGGCGTCGAGTTCCTGACGGGCTACTTCATCGAAAAGTCGCTCTCCATCGACAACATCTTCGTCTTCGTCCTGATCTTCTCCAACTTCGGAGTGCCGGCCGCCTACCAGCACCGGGTCCTGTTCTGGGGCGTGCTCGGCGCGCTGGCGCTGCGGGCCGTGCTGGTCTTCGCCGGCGTCCAGCTCCTGCATGCGTTCGCCTGGATGACGCTGGTCTTCGGCGCGTTCCTGATCATCACCGGGATCAGGATGCTGTTCGCGGCCGAGGGCACGCCCGATCTCCAGAACAACACGGTCCTGAAGCTCCTCCGCCGCCGGCTGCCGGTCACGGAGGACTACGAAGGGACGCACTTTCTGGTCCGACGGAACGGCGCGCTGTACGTGACGCCGTTGTTCCTCGTGCTGGTGATGGTCGAGTTCACCGACCTGGTGTTCGCCGTCGACTCCATTCCGGCGATCCTGGCGATCACGCAGGACCCGTTCATCGTCTACACGTCCAACGTGATGGCGATTCTCGGGCTGCGGGCGCTCTATTTCGCGCTCGCCGGGATCGTGAAGCGGTTCGTCTACCTCAAGTATGCGTTGTCGCTGATCCTCGTGCTGGTGGGCATCAAGATGACGGTGAACCATCTCTACGGCGGCAAGGTCATCCCCACCGAGGCTGCCTTGCTTGCCACCGCCGTCCTGATCGTTGGAGCGATCGGGCTGTCCCTGCTGCGGACGCGCGGTCGCGAGCTGGCGGATGAGGTCAGGATGCCCACCGGTTGGGTGCCGGGCAGCCGGTCGCACCCATACGGGAAGCGGCGGCCGCGCCAGACGCCGGAGCGCGCCCCGCAGTCATCCTAG
- a CDS encoding type I restriction enzyme HsdR N-terminal domain-containing protein: MNEADVRETIVRPFLHALGYAHNSPNHIRTEMTLRYSRAFLGRKKPGKDPKLEGRADYMCEVISHGRWIVEVKAADHELSLDDSEQAYTYAAHPEIAAFYYVLTNGWEFKVYRIGEPREPLLHWRLAETDERFSVIRNILGPRAIKERAKRDAIELEKPLAEGLRSRVKIVGGFLTYSDHMASNPRINSALKQIAGSRAPVIGREVTRSAEGLLRADIEIANSNSALDAIAKAAGFESYVFESAQEYVSTDREHPTIFQNIAAGEIPSGTASRHVPGVLPMQMPFSIKFTAFTEAVGFVEDNVFQGTFSILYELRSRPEELARLPVQFRAAANLLRQTQIGSAGEFQIHVV, from the coding sequence ATGAACGAAGCGGACGTTCGTGAGACCATTGTACGACCCTTTCTTCACGCCCTTGGCTACGCACATAATTCGCCCAACCACATCCGCACCGAAATGACATTGCGGTATAGTAGAGCCTTCCTCGGGCGTAAGAAGCCGGGCAAAGATCCGAAGCTTGAGGGGCGTGCCGACTATATGTGCGAAGTCATCTCGCATGGCCGTTGGATCGTCGAGGTAAAGGCGGCCGATCATGAGTTGAGCCTAGATGACTCGGAGCAAGCGTACACCTATGCCGCGCATCCGGAGATCGCCGCGTTCTACTACGTCTTGACGAACGGTTGGGAATTCAAGGTTTACCGAATAGGCGAGCCACGGGAGCCTCTGCTCCATTGGCGGCTGGCGGAAACGGACGAGCGCTTTTCGGTGATCCGGAACATCCTTGGTCCGCGTGCCATTAAGGAGCGAGCGAAGCGAGACGCCATAGAGCTCGAGAAGCCCCTGGCCGAAGGCCTCAGGTCGCGGGTGAAGATCGTTGGTGGTTTCCTCACCTACAGCGATCATATGGCAAGTAATCCGCGCATCAATTCCGCGTTGAAGCAGATTGCTGGCAGTCGCGCGCCCGTCATTGGCCGGGAGGTCACACGTTCGGCGGAAGGGCTGCTTCGAGCTGACATCGAGATTGCCAATTCGAACTCCGCGTTGGACGCGATCGCCAAGGCAGCCGGGTTCGAATCCTATGTCTTCGAGAGCGCGCAGGAGTATGTGTCGACGGACCGGGAGCATCCGACCATTTTCCAGAACATCGCAGCCGGAGAAATTCCGTCTGGCACGGCGTCAAGGCATGTTCCGGGCGTGCTGCCAATGCAAATGCCGTTCTCCATCAAATTTACGGCCTTCACCGAGGCGGTGGGGTTCGTTGAAGACAATGTCTTTCAAGGGACCTTCAGTATCCTCTACGAGCTTAGGAGCCGACCGGAGGAGCTGGCGAGGCTTCCAGTGCAATTTCGAGCCGCCGCCAACCTGCTGAGGCAAACGCAGATCGGCTCCGCCGGAGAATTCCAGATCCACGTCGTGTAA
- a CDS encoding universal stress protein, with product MAIKDVVVVFDASSRTVGPYAASLASLFGAHLTATMLVHDPTASVAWPEASVPLLTSVLEASREEARRTLEAFATTAQGLAVAVATEPVEVTLGLPGRALGPLARHFDLAVIEQPNPDPPGDREIMVESVLFESGRPALIVPYVPIAPFRLETVLVAWDGSATAARALGDAMPFLERAKRVEILTIADEPSETEASGQRMVRHLERHGIDAQFRRLPSAGNVASTLLSHAFDAQADLMVMGGYGHSRVREFILGGATRGILETMTLPVLMSH from the coding sequence ATGGCGATCAAAGACGTTGTTGTTGTGTTTGACGCAAGTTCCAGAACGGTCGGTCCGTATGCGGCTTCATTGGCCTCCCTGTTTGGGGCGCACCTCACGGCGACGATGCTCGTGCACGACCCGACAGCGAGCGTCGCTTGGCCTGAAGCATCCGTCCCCCTGCTGACATCGGTTCTCGAGGCCTCGCGGGAGGAGGCGCGTCGCACCCTTGAGGCGTTCGCCACGACAGCCCAGGGCCTTGCGGTCGCCGTCGCAACCGAGCCGGTCGAGGTCACGCTTGGCTTGCCGGGCCGTGCGCTCGGCCCTCTGGCACGGCATTTCGATCTCGCGGTGATCGAACAGCCGAACCCGGACCCTCCCGGCGACCGGGAGATCATGGTGGAATCAGTCCTGTTCGAATCCGGCCGGCCTGCCCTGATCGTCCCTTACGTGCCTATCGCACCGTTCCGGCTTGAGACCGTCCTGGTTGCCTGGGACGGCAGCGCCACGGCGGCGCGTGCGCTCGGTGACGCGATGCCGTTTCTGGAACGAGCCAAGCGGGTCGAAATTCTCACGATCGCCGATGAGCCGAGCGAGACCGAAGCCTCCGGTCAGAGAATGGTCCGCCACCTGGAGCGCCACGGCATCGATGCGCAGTTCCGCAGGCTTCCCAGCGCCGGGAACGTCGCGAGTACCCTGTTGTCGCACGCCTTCGACGCACAGGCCGACCTCATGGTGATGGGCGGCTACGGCCACTCCCGAGTGCGCGAATTCATCTTGGGCGGGGCGACGCGTGGAATCCTCGAAACCATGACCCTGCCGGTGCTCATGTCGCACTGA
- the dgt gene encoding dGTP triphosphohydrolase, with product MVDRMDWTKLLNDGRRKSRGKAKPRKPGEQRVEHERDHDRILFSTPVRRLQDKTQVFPLEPNDSVRTRLTHSHEVANLARSIGTTLVFEHAEALGIPETLQPKRSVPALLEAIGLAHDLGNPPFGHQGEAAIQSWMLKHSTPRSPDSGSFGIFDGAGAELTKAQQLDFLKFEGNAQAFRLLTRLQVINDNFGLDMTYAFLAALMKYPVPSDKADKTSQARKKFNFFQSERDIAVEVWEETGLGEGIRHPLTFIMEACDDIAYSVVDIEDAAKKGFLSLYDLLAYLEHEAGEDELVRDLCASARERDKKYRDLSLSAGELDDISMQMLRVRAIGALVPAVTKAFVQHKDAILSGTFNNDLLAVSDGRVLWKALKEFAKAHVYRHRSVLEVELKGHQTIHALMDMFWQAIRDRSDENDLASKRPPYSQYVYNRISENYRRIAEDSDNSMPIRYRELQLITDMISGMSDSYAITLRRELERLRG from the coding sequence TTGGTTGACCGGATGGATTGGACAAAGCTCCTCAATGACGGCCGGCGGAAGAGCCGCGGCAAGGCGAAGCCCCGCAAGCCCGGCGAACAGCGGGTCGAGCACGAGCGCGACCACGACCGCATCCTCTTCTCGACGCCGGTCCGGCGGCTGCAGGACAAGACGCAGGTCTTCCCTCTCGAGCCCAACGATAGCGTCCGCACTCGGCTGACCCACAGCCACGAAGTGGCCAACCTCGCGCGCAGCATCGGCACGACGCTGGTGTTCGAACATGCGGAGGCGCTGGGCATTCCGGAGACGCTGCAGCCGAAGCGGAGCGTGCCGGCCCTGCTCGAGGCCATTGGACTGGCCCACGATCTCGGCAACCCCCCGTTCGGTCACCAGGGCGAGGCCGCCATCCAGAGCTGGATGCTGAAGCACTCCACGCCGAGGAGCCCCGACTCGGGTTCCTTTGGCATCTTCGATGGCGCCGGCGCGGAGCTTACCAAGGCGCAGCAGCTGGACTTCCTCAAGTTCGAGGGCAACGCGCAAGCCTTTCGCCTGCTGACGCGCCTGCAGGTCATCAACGACAATTTCGGCTTGGACATGACCTACGCCTTCTTGGCGGCGTTGATGAAGTACCCGGTGCCGTCCGACAAGGCCGACAAGACATCGCAGGCCCGCAAGAAGTTCAACTTCTTCCAGTCCGAGCGCGATATCGCGGTGGAGGTCTGGGAGGAAACCGGTCTTGGCGAAGGCATTCGCCACCCGCTGACCTTTATCATGGAGGCGTGCGACGATATCGCCTACTCGGTCGTGGATATCGAGGACGCCGCCAAGAAGGGCTTCCTGTCCTTGTATGACCTGCTCGCCTACCTCGAACATGAGGCCGGCGAGGACGAGCTGGTGCGGGATCTGTGCGCCAGTGCCCGGGAGCGGGATAAGAAATACCGGGACCTGAGCCTCTCGGCGGGAGAACTCGACGACATCTCGATGCAGATGTTGCGGGTGAGGGCCATCGGAGCCCTCGTGCCGGCGGTCACCAAGGCGTTCGTCCAGCACAAGGACGCCATCCTGTCGGGGACGTTCAACAACGATCTGTTGGCCGTCTCGGACGGCCGCGTCCTCTGGAAGGCGCTGAAGGAGTTCGCGAAGGCCCACGTGTACAGGCACCGCAGCGTCTTGGAGGTGGAGCTCAAGGGGCACCAGACGATCCACGCGCTGATGGACATGTTCTGGCAGGCCATCCGGGACCGTTCGGACGAGAACGACCTGGCGTCGAAGCGTCCTCCCTACTCGCAGTACGTGTACAACCGCATTTCGGAGAACTATCGCCGAATAGCTGAGGACAGCGACAACAGCATGCCGATCCGCTATCGTGAGCTCCAGTTGATCACGGATATGATCTCAGGGATGAGCGATTCGTATGCCATCACCCTCCGCAGAGAGTTGGAGCGCCTGCGTGGCTAA
- a CDS encoding response regulator, with amino-acid sequence MVVEDQILVRIFAADFLEDAGFKVFEAANADEALTVLQARPDVQAVVTDVEMPGSMNGFELARAVHEQWPGVQVIVTSGRKHPGLEELPDAIPFLAKPYMPGTVVHLIRQMATPQVVEAPASVGFA; translated from the coding sequence TTGGTCGTCGAGGACCAGATCCTGGTCCGGATCTTCGCGGCTGACTTTCTCGAGGACGCTGGGTTCAAGGTGTTTGAGGCTGCAAACGCCGATGAGGCGCTGACCGTCTTGCAGGCGCGACCCGATGTTCAGGCCGTCGTGACCGACGTGGAGATGCCAGGCTCGATGAACGGCTTCGAGCTGGCGCGGGCGGTGCATGAGCAGTGGCCTGGCGTCCAGGTGATCGTGACTTCGGGCCGGAAGCATCCTGGCCTGGAGGAGCTGCCCGATGCGATCCCCTTCCTGGCCAAGCCGTACATGCCCGGGACCGTCGTCCATCTGATCCGGCAGATGGCGACCCCGCAGGTCGTTGAAGCTCCAGCGTCAGTTGGATTTGCCTAG